One genomic segment of Occultella kanbiaonis includes these proteins:
- the rpmG gene encoding 50S ribosomal protein L33, which yields MASTSKTLRPKITLRSTAGTGYEYVSTKSRRNDPDRIVLSKYDPRVRRHVEFREAR from the coding sequence ATGGCCTCGACCAGCAAGACCCTGCGGCCGAAGATCACCCTGCGGTCCACCGCAGGTACCGGCTACGAGTACGTGTCCACCAAGAGCCGCCGCAACGATCCCGACCGGATCGTGCTGAGCAAGTACGACCCACGGGTGCGCCGGCACGTGGAGTTCCGCGAAGCGCGCTGA
- a CDS encoding carbohydrate kinase family protein produces MADSLLTMIYPARPPAAAPVPPTLDVLLAGTVFFDLVFTGFPVPPAPGTEVWTEGMGSSPGGIANLAVATARLGLRTGLAAGFGDDLYGDWMWSVLRDQEHVDLSRSRRFHDWHTPVTVSLALDDDRSMVTHGHPAPEPITDLLSPPPRTRAVLADLGDPEVREASWWRAAARDGALVFADAGWDPEQQWDRRILTDLADCHAFTPNADEAMGYTRTTTPEAALVALAEHVPLAVVTRGHKGVIAIDSSTGERAAAPSLRVGAIDPTGAGDVFAAALVLGTLRGWQLQKRLRFGVLCSALAVQQFGGSLAAPGWGDLADWWRVTKEHAADGRADARETVTHYGFMEECLKGVDTRRVRRAEATIARFSDADAATDEPVAQPALRYPPPPPRPDGPPSTR; encoded by the coding sequence ATGGCAGACTCCCTACTCACCATGATCTACCCCGCCAGGCCGCCCGCCGCCGCCCCCGTCCCACCCACGCTCGATGTGCTGCTCGCCGGGACCGTCTTCTTCGACCTGGTCTTCACCGGGTTCCCGGTCCCGCCGGCACCGGGCACGGAGGTCTGGACCGAGGGCATGGGCTCCTCCCCCGGCGGCATCGCGAACCTTGCCGTGGCGACCGCCCGCCTCGGCCTGCGCACGGGCCTCGCGGCCGGCTTCGGCGACGACCTCTACGGCGACTGGATGTGGTCGGTGCTGCGCGACCAGGAGCACGTGGACCTGAGCAGGTCCCGGCGCTTCCACGACTGGCACACCCCGGTCACGGTCTCGCTCGCGCTGGACGACGACCGGTCGATGGTGACGCACGGGCATCCCGCGCCGGAGCCGATCACCGACCTGCTCTCACCGCCGCCGCGCACCCGCGCCGTGCTCGCGGACCTCGGCGACCCGGAGGTGCGGGAGGCGTCCTGGTGGCGTGCGGCCGCCAGGGACGGCGCCCTCGTGTTCGCCGACGCCGGCTGGGACCCGGAGCAGCAGTGGGACCGGCGGATCCTCACCGACCTCGCGGACTGCCACGCGTTCACCCCGAACGCCGACGAGGCGATGGGCTACACCCGCACCACGACCCCCGAGGCCGCCCTGGTGGCGCTCGCCGAGCACGTGCCGCTCGCGGTGGTCACCCGCGGGCACAAGGGCGTCATCGCCATCGACTCCTCCACCGGGGAGCGGGCGGCGGCGCCGTCGCTGCGCGTCGGTGCGATCGACCCCACCGGTGCCGGCGACGTGTTCGCGGCGGCCCTGGTGCTGGGCACCCTGCGCGGCTGGCAGCTGCAGAAGCGGCTCCGGTTCGGCGTGCTCTGCTCGGCGCTGGCCGTGCAGCAGTTCGGCGGCTCGCTGGCCGCGCCCGGGTGGGGCGACCTCGCCGACTGGTGGCGCGTGACGAAGGAGCACGCGGCCGACGGAAGGGCCGACGCCCGTGAGACCGTGACCCACTACGGCTTCATGGAGGAGTGCCTGAAGGGTGTGGACACCCGCCGGGTGCGCCGGGCCGAGGCCACGATCGCCCGGTTCTCGGACGCGGACGCCGCCACCGACGAGCCCGTCGCCCAGCCTGCGCTGCGCTATCCGCCGCCGCCCCCACGACCCGACGGGCCGCCGTCGACCCGCTGA
- a CDS encoding serine hydrolase domain-containing protein, protein MDTEGVARRMDHLMAAGHVRALAVGIVADDEGQVSCRGGVDGRAVTARTSFYAASVTKQVIGLLLARAVVAGAADIGDPVRRWLPELPDWVEPVRLRHLVHHTSDLPDVTDPTRSVPTGNAEVIERLQAWTPVQPPEPGVRYAYNNTGYVLLAEVVGRMSGRPVDELAAAELFRPLALRETRLGGPAVRVPGAPDPPGTIGDGGLWTSVTDLTTWLDACNRDRLGERAQRMAETPGGPDAGSGSGYAWGVRVSARPYGALVTHGGSWGGWQAKTVRVPARRIAVAVLSVGAPEQAISDLGTDLAQTLATG, encoded by the coding sequence ATGGACACCGAGGGGGTCGCCCGCCGGATGGACCACCTGATGGCCGCCGGGCACGTCCGGGCGCTCGCGGTCGGCATCGTCGCAGATGACGAGGGGCAGGTCAGCTGCCGAGGTGGTGTCGACGGCCGGGCCGTGACCGCGCGGACCTCGTTCTACGCCGCCTCGGTGACCAAGCAGGTCATCGGGCTGCTGCTCGCGCGGGCGGTCGTGGCCGGGGCCGCCGACATCGGCGATCCCGTGCGCCGCTGGCTACCGGAACTGCCCGACTGGGTCGAGCCGGTCCGGCTACGTCATCTCGTCCACCACACGTCGGACCTCCCGGATGTCACCGACCCGACCCGCTCGGTCCCGACCGGCAACGCCGAGGTCATCGAACGCCTCCAGGCGTGGACGCCGGTACAGCCGCCCGAACCCGGTGTGCGCTACGCCTACAACAACACCGGCTACGTGCTCCTGGCCGAGGTGGTGGGCCGGATGTCGGGCCGGCCGGTCGACGAACTGGCGGCGGCCGAACTGTTCCGGCCGCTCGCGCTGCGGGAGACCAGGCTCGGCGGACCCGCCGTCCGGGTCCCCGGGGCGCCGGACCCACCGGGCACGATCGGAGACGGCGGCCTGTGGACCTCGGTCACGGACCTGACCACCTGGCTGGATGCCTGCAACCGGGACCGCCTCGGGGAGCGTGCCCAGCGCATGGCCGAGACACCGGGCGGGCCCGACGCCGGGAGCGGATCCGGGTACGCCTGGGGTGTTCGCGTGAGCGCCCGACCGTACGGCGCCCTGGTCACCCATGGTGGCTCCTGGGGTGGCTGGCAGGCGAAGACGGTCCGGGTCCCGGCGCGCCGGATCGCCGTTGCCGTCCTCAGCGTGGGTGCCCCCGAACAGGCCATCAGTGACCTCGGCACCGACCTCGCGCAAACCCTCGCAACCGGGTAG
- a CDS encoding TIGR03557 family F420-dependent LLM class oxidoreductase yields MTLTIGYAAMLEQFHPTDVLAHAAHAEAHGFSGVMAADHYQPWVPAQGQASFVWNVLAALGERTSGDIGPGVSTPTFRWHPAMVAQASATLAAMYPGRHWLGIGSGEAINEHIVGGYWPEAPERINRMFEAVDIIGRLFSNSLAGRDYKHSGEYFKLESTRLWTMPEVAPEILIATAGPVTARRAGKHADGLITIGAPVDKVATLLERFAAGAKEAGRAPDSMTKVVRLHLSWAPTDEEALTNAMTQWPNGAMRFPKADIRSPFEFAQVAKMVRPEDFEGRLVISADPDVHLRAIQAYADLGFDRIYLHNVGRNQTEWIETFGRDVLSKVVH; encoded by the coding sequence ATGACGTTGACCATCGGCTACGCGGCGATGCTCGAGCAGTTCCATCCGACGGACGTACTCGCCCACGCGGCCCACGCGGAAGCGCACGGGTTCTCCGGGGTGATGGCAGCCGACCACTACCAGCCGTGGGTGCCCGCGCAGGGTCAGGCGTCCTTCGTGTGGAACGTGCTGGCCGCGCTCGGGGAGCGCACCTCCGGCGACATCGGTCCGGGCGTGAGCACTCCGACGTTCCGGTGGCACCCGGCCATGGTGGCGCAGGCGAGCGCGACCCTTGCGGCGATGTATCCGGGGCGGCACTGGCTCGGGATCGGCTCGGGTGAGGCGATCAACGAGCACATCGTCGGCGGGTACTGGCCGGAGGCGCCGGAGCGGATCAACCGGATGTTCGAGGCCGTGGACATCATCGGCCGGCTGTTCTCGAACTCCCTCGCCGGCCGGGACTACAAGCACAGCGGTGAGTACTTCAAGCTGGAGTCGACCAGGTTGTGGACGATGCCGGAGGTGGCCCCGGAGATCCTGATCGCGACCGCGGGACCGGTGACCGCACGCCGCGCGGGCAAGCACGCCGACGGTCTGATCACCATCGGCGCCCCGGTGGACAAGGTGGCCACCCTGCTCGAGAGGTTCGCGGCCGGTGCGAAGGAGGCCGGCCGGGCACCGGACTCGATGACGAAGGTGGTGCGGCTGCACCTGTCCTGGGCGCCGACCGACGAAGAGGCGCTGACGAACGCGATGACCCAGTGGCCGAACGGGGCGATGCGGTTCCCGAAGGCGGATATCCGGTCCCCGTTCGAGTTCGCCCAGGTGGCGAAGATGGTCCGCCCGGAGGACTTCGAGGGCAGACTCGTGATCTCCGCGGACCCGGACGTGCACCTGCGCGCGATCCAGGCCTACGCGGACCTAGGATTCGACCGTATCTATCTGCACAACGTCGGCCGTAACCAGACCGAATGGATCGAGACCTTCGGCCGCGACGTCCTCTCGAAGGTGGTCCACTGA
- a CDS encoding extracellular solute-binding protein → MNRNALKISTAVLAAGVLLAACAPGSGSEDPPSSEDREISTDLAALGDITLTVWDQETRGGQDEQMTQLNEAFMDAYPNITIDRLSQSFDDLETTLRGALTGDDAPDVVQANNSRGTMGAFVGADLLLDLTPYADAYGWTDRYSESVLAASTYSADGVTFGEGNIYGLPQVGEIVGIFYSRAALSAAGIDEAALTGGTWADFTAALASAQAAGQVPIQLGNLDGWPAVHVFGPIQGQHVPADQIAALGQGNAGASWLTPENEAAAAELQGWVESGYFNEGPNGTDYDAAWASFGEGTGTFLIGGSWLAADLEAAMGEDVGFMAPPPAEAGGQRATTGATGLPFAVTAQSPNADAAAGYIDFITSDDAMAVLAETGNMPVNRTAELAPESGVNADIFAAFGDVSENGHLLPYLDWATPTMGDTIGAALQDLIAAQTDPAQFTQVLEDDYSAFVAEG, encoded by the coding sequence ATGAACCGCAATGCTTTGAAGATCTCGACGGCGGTGCTCGCCGCCGGCGTGCTGCTCGCCGCCTGCGCTCCCGGCTCGGGCTCGGAGGATCCCCCGTCGTCCGAGGACCGGGAGATCTCGACGGATCTCGCCGCCCTCGGGGACATCACGCTGACCGTGTGGGACCAGGAGACCCGCGGCGGCCAGGACGAGCAGATGACGCAGTTGAACGAGGCGTTCATGGACGCCTACCCGAACATCACCATCGACCGGCTCTCGCAGTCCTTCGACGACCTCGAGACGACCCTGCGCGGCGCCCTCACCGGGGACGACGCCCCGGACGTGGTGCAGGCCAACAACTCCCGCGGCACCATGGGCGCGTTCGTCGGCGCCGACCTGCTGCTCGACCTGACCCCGTACGCGGACGCGTACGGCTGGACCGACCGGTACTCGGAGTCCGTGCTGGCGGCCTCGACCTACTCCGCGGACGGCGTCACGTTCGGCGAGGGCAACATCTACGGGCTGCCGCAGGTCGGTGAGATCGTCGGGATCTTCTACTCCCGGGCCGCGCTGAGCGCCGCGGGCATCGACGAGGCGGCGCTGACGGGCGGCACCTGGGCGGACTTCACCGCCGCGCTGGCGAGCGCGCAGGCCGCCGGTCAGGTGCCGATCCAGCTCGGCAACCTGGACGGCTGGCCGGCCGTGCACGTGTTCGGCCCGATCCAGGGTCAGCACGTGCCCGCGGACCAGATCGCCGCGCTCGGGCAGGGCAACGCGGGTGCCTCCTGGCTCACCCCCGAGAATGAGGCCGCGGCCGCCGAGCTGCAGGGCTGGGTGGAGTCCGGCTACTTCAACGAGGGTCCGAACGGCACCGACTACGACGCCGCCTGGGCCTCCTTCGGTGAGGGCACCGGCACGTTCCTGATCGGTGGTTCCTGGCTCGCCGCGGACCTCGAGGCGGCCATGGGCGAGGACGTCGGCTTCATGGCACCGCCGCCCGCGGAGGCCGGCGGACAGCGCGCCACCACCGGTGCGACGGGGCTCCCGTTCGCCGTCACGGCGCAGAGCCCGAACGCGGACGCCGCGGCCGGGTACATCGACTTCATCACCAGCGACGACGCTATGGCCGTCCTCGCCGAGACCGGCAACATGCCGGTGAACCGGACCGCCGAGCTCGCCCCGGAGTCCGGGGTGAACGCGGACATCTTCGCGGCGTTCGGGGACGTCAGCGAGAACGGGCATCTGCTCCCGTACCTGGACTGGGCGACCCCGACCATGGGTGACACGATCGGCGCGGCACTGCAGGACCTGATCGCCGCCCAGACGGATCCGGCACAGTTCACGCAGGTCCTGGAGGACGACTACAGCGCGTTCGTCGCCGAAGGCTGA
- a CDS encoding VOC family protein, translated as MTGRVVHFEVPFDDGDRARGFYRDIFGWQIDAMPGFDYSVVTTGPSSPERGPTEPGYIGGGMMQREAPIEAPVITIDTPDIESTLAKVTAAGGAVVIGKQPVGEMGFTAYFTDSEGNLVGLWETAAPAG; from the coding sequence ATGACCGGTCGAGTGGTGCACTTCGAGGTCCCGTTCGACGACGGCGACCGGGCCCGCGGCTTCTACCGCGACATCTTCGGCTGGCAGATCGATGCGATGCCCGGTTTCGACTACTCGGTCGTCACCACCGGGCCGAGCTCGCCCGAACGGGGCCCAACGGAGCCCGGCTACATCGGTGGCGGCATGATGCAGCGCGAGGCACCGATCGAAGCGCCAGTGATCACGATCGACACCCCGGACATCGAGTCCACGCTGGCGAAGGTGACCGCCGCGGGTGGAGCCGTCGTGATCGGCAAGCAGCCGGTCGGTGAGATGGGCTTCACCGCCTACTTCACCGACTCCGAGGGCAACCTGGTGGGGCTCTGGGAGACGGCGGCGCCGGCCGGGTGA
- a CDS encoding carbohydrate ABC transporter permease produces MRHQRRYLPYLYLAPALLLFGGFLIYPLIRSVQFSLFEWDGLGASEFVGFDNYVELFTDEVLRAAFGHALVLILFFSVLPLVLGLVVAAILNRAQVRGLGLFRTVVFLPQVLAMVVVAVAWRQIYAPDGGLNTALRAVGLDALTRTWLGDYTWTLPAVGIVGTWVQTGLVTVLLLAGMGRVPRELFEAARLDGAGAIREFFAITLPSVRGEIAVALTLTIVAALKTFDLVYVTTGGGPGNSTTVPAYEVFQRAFREGAVGSAAAIAVALTAIIFVLNVIVNRIAEGRQG; encoded by the coding sequence ATGAGGCACCAGCGCCGCTACCTGCCGTACCTGTACCTGGCCCCAGCCCTGCTGCTGTTCGGCGGGTTCCTGATCTACCCGCTGATCCGGTCCGTGCAGTTCTCGCTGTTCGAATGGGACGGGCTCGGGGCGTCGGAGTTCGTCGGGTTCGACAACTACGTGGAACTGTTCACCGACGAGGTGCTCCGGGCCGCGTTCGGGCACGCCCTCGTGCTGATCCTCTTCTTCAGCGTGTTGCCGCTGGTGCTCGGCCTGGTGGTCGCGGCGATCCTGAACCGGGCGCAGGTGCGCGGTCTCGGCCTGTTCCGGACGGTGGTGTTCCTGCCGCAGGTCCTGGCCATGGTGGTCGTGGCGGTCGCGTGGCGTCAGATCTACGCACCCGACGGCGGCCTCAACACCGCGCTGCGCGCCGTCGGGCTGGATGCGCTGACCCGGACCTGGCTGGGTGACTACACGTGGACCCTGCCGGCGGTGGGGATCGTCGGCACCTGGGTGCAGACCGGGCTCGTGACCGTGCTGCTGCTGGCCGGGATGGGGCGGGTGCCGCGGGAACTGTTCGAGGCGGCCCGCCTCGACGGTGCCGGGGCGATCCGGGAGTTCTTCGCGATCACGCTGCCGAGCGTGCGCGGGGAGATCGCGGTGGCGCTGACCCTCACGATCGTGGCCGCGCTGAAGACGTTCGACCTCGTCTACGTGACCACCGGCGGCGGCCCGGGCAACTCCACCACGGTGCCCGCCTACGAGGTGTTCCAGCGGGCCTTCCGGGAGGGCGCGGTGGGCTCGGCGGCCGCGATCGCCGTCGCCCTGACCGCGATCATCTTCGTGCTCAACGTGATCGTGAACCGGATCGCCGAGGGGCGCCAGGGATGA
- a CDS encoding 6-phospho-beta-glucosidase → MRIAILGGGGFRVPLVCSALAHAHDRVGTTEVVLQDTDPARLRTMAAVLDGMAADLPHPPTVTVAADLDSAVAGVDVVFSAIRVGGTHGRTVDERVALGLGLLGQETIGAGGLAYALRTVPVMDHVAARIAALAPQAWTINFTNPAGIITEVMRTHLGDRVVGICDTPIGLVRRVARTLGVDLADAVVDYVGLNHLGWLHSLTVDGVDRLPELLADDGLLGSIEEARTLGPDWVRALGAIPNEYLYYYYFAREAAARISGAEQTRGEFLDAQQSAFYARAGTGTEAVVARTAWDETLHEREATYMAEAREGEREQADVEGGGYHEVAVDLMAALLAGERASMILDIANNGIIPTLPDDAVIEVPCQVDSSGVAPLVPPSPLSLDELGLVTAVKAADRLLIEAARTGSRELAWRAFAVHPLVDSVDLARRLVDGYVAASPEIAAVLHAS, encoded by the coding sequence ATGAGAATTGCCATCCTCGGCGGCGGAGGGTTCCGGGTGCCGCTGGTCTGTTCTGCGCTGGCCCACGCCCACGACCGCGTGGGCACCACCGAGGTCGTGCTGCAGGACACCGACCCGGCCCGGCTGCGGACCATGGCGGCCGTCCTCGACGGCATGGCCGCCGACCTGCCGCACCCGCCCACGGTGACCGTCGCCGCCGACCTGGACTCCGCCGTCGCCGGCGTCGACGTCGTGTTCAGCGCGATCAGGGTGGGCGGCACGCACGGGCGCACCGTCGACGAACGGGTCGCCCTCGGCCTCGGCCTGCTCGGTCAGGAGACGATCGGCGCGGGAGGCCTTGCCTACGCGCTGCGCACCGTGCCCGTCATGGACCACGTCGCCGCCCGCATCGCGGCGCTCGCACCGCAGGCCTGGACCATCAACTTCACCAACCCCGCCGGCATCATCACCGAGGTGATGCGGACCCACCTCGGGGACCGGGTGGTCGGCATCTGCGACACCCCGATCGGGCTGGTCCGGCGAGTCGCTCGGACCCTCGGCGTGGACCTCGCCGACGCCGTCGTCGACTACGTCGGGCTGAACCACCTCGGCTGGCTGCACTCGTTGACGGTCGACGGCGTCGATCGCCTTCCCGAGCTGCTCGCCGACGATGGGCTGCTCGGCTCGATCGAGGAGGCCCGCACCCTTGGGCCGGACTGGGTCCGGGCGCTGGGGGCCATCCCGAACGAGTACCTGTACTACTACTACTTCGCCCGGGAGGCGGCGGCCCGGATCTCCGGCGCCGAGCAGACCCGTGGTGAGTTCCTCGACGCCCAGCAGTCGGCGTTCTACGCGCGCGCGGGCACCGGCACCGAAGCCGTGGTGGCCCGTACCGCCTGGGACGAGACGCTGCACGAGCGGGAGGCCACCTACATGGCCGAGGCACGCGAGGGCGAGCGGGAGCAGGCCGATGTCGAGGGGGGCGGCTACCACGAGGTGGCCGTCGACCTGATGGCGGCTCTGCTCGCGGGCGAGCGCGCGTCGATGATCCTGGACATCGCGAACAACGGCATCATCCCGACGCTGCCGGACGACGCGGTCATCGAGGTGCCATGCCAGGTGGACTCCTCGGGAGTGGCGCCGTTGGTGCCGCCGTCGCCGTTGAGCCTGGACGAGCTGGGTCTGGTCACCGCGGTCAAGGCCGCGGACCGGCTGCTCATCGAGGCCGCCCGGACCGGTTCGCGTGAGCTCGCCTGGCGTGCGTTCGCGGTGCACCCGTTGGTGGACTCGGTGGACCTGGCCCGGCGCCTCGTGGATGGCTACGTCGCCGCGAGTCCCGAGATCGCGGCGGTCCTGCACGCTTCGTGA
- a CDS encoding carbohydrate ABC transporter permease, protein MITSGTERALNYLILIVFAAFALAPIVTVLAAALSPQSAAAAPGILGLHPENFVDAWTEGEFSRYLRTSLLVSVTVVSVAVVASILSGFAFGTMRFAGSRALFYLFLLGIMVPTEAIVVPLFYDLRDLGLTNTLWAVALPQIAQSIAFGTYWMRAYFRTSPPSLIEAATLDGASPRRVLWSILVPIGRPAVMTLTVLAFMWTWNEFLIPLVMSPNGEFRTAPLALAIFKGQHVQATALLAAAAVLVALPVVILYLFAQRSFIRGMLEGAVRE, encoded by the coding sequence ATGATCACCTCCGGCACCGAACGCGCCCTGAACTACCTGATCCTGATCGTGTTCGCGGCGTTCGCGCTCGCCCCGATCGTCACCGTGCTGGCCGCGGCGCTCTCGCCGCAGTCCGCCGCAGCCGCACCCGGGATCCTCGGGCTGCACCCGGAGAACTTCGTCGACGCCTGGACCGAGGGCGAGTTCTCGCGGTACCTGCGCACGTCGCTGCTGGTGTCGGTGACCGTGGTGTCGGTGGCCGTGGTCGCGTCCATCCTGTCCGGGTTCGCGTTCGGCACGATGAGGTTCGCCGGCTCGCGGGCGCTGTTCTACCTGTTCCTGCTGGGCATCATGGTGCCGACCGAGGCGATCGTGGTGCCGCTGTTCTACGACCTGCGCGACCTCGGCCTGACGAACACGCTGTGGGCCGTGGCGCTCCCGCAGATCGCCCAGTCCATCGCGTTCGGCACCTACTGGATGCGCGCGTACTTCCGGACCAGTCCGCCGTCGCTGATCGAGGCGGCCACCCTCGACGGCGCGAGCCCGCGCCGCGTGCTGTGGTCGATCCTCGTGCCGATCGGCCGGCCCGCGGTCATGACGCTGACCGTGCTGGCGTTCATGTGGACCTGGAACGAGTTCCTGATCCCGCTGGTGATGAGCCCGAACGGGGAGTTCCGCACGGCCCCGCTCGCGCTGGCGATCTTCAAGGGGCAGCACGTGCAGGCCACCGCGCTGCTCGCCGCCGCCGCGGTGCTGGTGGCCCTGCCGGTGGTGATCCTGTACCTGTTCGCGCAGCGGTCCTTCATCCGGGGCATGCTCGAGGGTGCCGTGCGGGAGTAG
- the valS gene encoding valine--tRNA ligase, with the protein MTSSASSTRPAPAPTEAIRPVAQVPDKPSLEGLEERWGATWAQERTYAFDRSATREQVYSIDTPPPTVSGSLHVGHVFSYTHTDVVARFQRMRGREVFYPMGWDDNGLPTERRVQNYYGVRCDPSLPYVEDFTPPHDGGDGKSVKAADQQPISRRNFVELCQRLTAEDERQFEHLWRYLGLSVDWSQHYQTIGDRAQQVAQTAFLRNLARGEAYQAEAPGLWDVTFQTAVAQAELEARDYPGHFHKITFHTADGEGVVIETTRPELLPACVALIAHPDDERYAHLFGTTVSSPLFGVELPVLAHPLAEPDKGAGIAMCCTFGDLTDVTWWRELQLPTRSVIARDGRLLRETPDWLTTDAGRTTYAEIAGKTTFSARTAVVDALRESGDLLGEPVATQRKANFYEKGDKPLEIVTSRQWYIRNGGRETPGRDLRAELLARGDELDFHPEFMAVRYANWVGGLNGDWLISRQRFFGVAIPLWYPVTADGEIDHAHPIVPDETSLPIDPSSHVPHGFTEDQRGVPGGFVADPDIMDTWATSSLTPQIAGGWLVDSDLFSRVFPMDLRAQGQDIIRTWLFSTIVRSHLEHGALPWAHAAISGWILDPDRKKMSKSKGNVVTPLAMLEEHGSDAVRYWAASARLGTDASFDPQRPTQIKIGRRLAIKVLNASKFALSFAGDAPVRLDPDAVTEPIDRAILRGLADVVDTATGALDAYDHTQALEVTETFFWTFCDDYLELVKDRAYGREGLDPAAVASARAALSLALDTILRLFAPVLPYATEEVWSWWREGSVHRAAWPTSEVLREAAGDGDPELVAVAGTALAALRKVKSEAKVSQRTKFASAELTLDRANHDRVLAVLTDLRAAGGVAGDLTLAAGDGTAGVTVAGELLPAEPKQ; encoded by the coding sequence ATGACTTCCAGCGCATCCTCCACCCGTCCCGCACCCGCCCCGACCGAGGCCATCCGCCCGGTCGCGCAGGTACCGGACAAGCCCTCCCTGGAGGGTCTGGAGGAGCGCTGGGGCGCGACCTGGGCGCAGGAACGGACCTACGCCTTCGACCGCAGCGCCACCCGCGAGCAGGTGTACTCCATCGACACCCCGCCGCCCACGGTGTCCGGCTCGCTGCACGTCGGGCACGTGTTCTCCTACACGCACACCGACGTGGTGGCCCGGTTCCAGCGGATGCGCGGGCGCGAGGTGTTCTACCCGATGGGCTGGGACGACAACGGCCTGCCCACCGAGCGCCGGGTGCAGAACTACTACGGCGTGCGCTGCGACCCGTCGCTGCCGTACGTCGAGGACTTCACGCCCCCGCACGACGGCGGCGACGGGAAGTCCGTGAAGGCCGCGGACCAGCAGCCCATCTCCCGGCGCAACTTCGTGGAACTGTGCCAGCGGCTCACGGCCGAGGACGAGCGCCAGTTCGAGCACCTGTGGCGCTACCTCGGCCTCAGCGTGGACTGGTCCCAGCACTACCAGACCATCGGCGACCGGGCCCAGCAGGTGGCGCAGACCGCGTTCCTGCGCAACCTGGCCCGCGGCGAGGCCTACCAGGCCGAGGCACCCGGGCTGTGGGACGTCACGTTCCAGACCGCGGTCGCCCAGGCCGAACTCGAGGCCCGTGACTATCCCGGCCACTTCCACAAGATCACCTTCCACACGGCCGACGGCGAGGGTGTGGTCATCGAGACCACCCGCCCCGAGCTGCTCCCGGCCTGTGTGGCGCTGATCGCGCACCCGGACGACGAGCGGTACGCCCACCTGTTCGGCACGACCGTCTCGTCCCCGCTGTTCGGGGTGGAGCTGCCGGTGCTCGCACACCCGCTGGCGGAGCCCGACAAGGGCGCCGGCATCGCGATGTGCTGCACGTTCGGCGACCTCACCGACGTCACCTGGTGGCGCGAGCTCCAGCTGCCCACCCGTTCGGTGATCGCCCGGGACGGGCGGCTGCTGCGGGAGACCCCGGACTGGTTGACCACGGACGCCGGGCGCACGACGTACGCCGAGATCGCCGGCAAGACGACGTTCTCGGCCCGCACCGCCGTCGTCGACGCCTTGCGTGAGAGCGGCGACCTGCTCGGCGAGCCGGTGGCCACCCAGCGCAAGGCGAACTTCTACGAGAAGGGTGACAAGCCCCTCGAGATCGTCACGTCCCGACAGTGGTACATCCGCAACGGCGGCCGTGAGACCCCGGGCCGCGACCTGCGCGCCGAGCTGCTCGCCCGCGGCGACGAGCTCGACTTCCATCCCGAGTTCATGGCCGTCCGGTACGCGAACTGGGTCGGCGGACTGAACGGCGACTGGCTGATCTCCCGTCAGCGCTTCTTCGGCGTGGCGATCCCGCTCTGGTACCCGGTGACGGCGGACGGCGAGATCGACCACGCCCACCCGATCGTCCCGGACGAGACCAGCCTGCCGATCGACCCGTCCTCGCACGTGCCGCACGGGTTCACCGAGGACCAGCGCGGCGTCCCGGGCGGATTCGTGGCCGACCCGGACATCATGGACACCTGGGCGACGTCCTCGCTGACCCCGCAGATCGCCGGCGGGTGGCTGGTGGATTCGGACCTGTTCTCGCGGGTGTTCCCGATGGACCTGCGCGCGCAGGGGCAGGACATCATCCGCACCTGGCTGTTCTCCACGATCGTGCGCTCACACCTGGAGCACGGCGCCCTGCCGTGGGCGCACGCCGCCATCTCCGGGTGGATCCTGGACCCGGACCGCAAGAAGATGTCCAAGTCCAAGGGCAACGTGGTGACCCCGCTCGCGATGCTCGAGGAGCACGGTTCGGACGCGGTCCGGTACTGGGCTGCCTCGGCCCGCCTCGGCACGGACGCCTCGTTCGACCCGCAGCGGCCGACCCAGATCAAGATCGGGCGACGGCTCGCGATCAAGGTGCTGAACGCCTCGAAGTTCGCGCTCTCGTTCGCCGGGGACGCCCCCGTCCGGCTCGATCCGGACGCCGTGACCGAGCCGATCGACCGGGCCATCCTGCGCGGCCTCGCCGACGTGGTGGACACCGCCACGGGGGCACTGGACGCCTACGACCACACCCAGGCGCTGGAGGTGACGGAGACGTTCTTCTGGACGTTCTGCGACGACTACCTCGAGCTCGTCAAGGACCGCGCCTACGGTCGTGAGGGCCTGGACCCGGCCGCGGTGGCCTCGGCCCGGGCCGCGCTCTCGCTCGCCCTGGACACGATCCTGCGCCTGTTCGCCCCGGTGCTGCCGTACGCCACCGAGGAGGTCTGGTCCTGGTGGCGGGAGGGCTCGGTGCACCGCGCCGCCTGGCCCACCTCCGAGGTGCTGCGCGAGGCCGCCGGCGACGGCGACCCCGAGCTGGTCGCCGTGGCCGGCACCGCCCTGGCCGCGCTGCGCAAGGTGAAGTCCGAGGCCAAGGTCTCGCAGCGGACGAAGTTCGCCTCGGCCGAACTGACCCTGGACCGGGCGAACCACGACCGGGTGCTGGCCGTGCTGACGGACCTGCGCGCCGCGGGTGGCGTGGCCGGGGACCTCACCCTCGCGGCTGGCGATGGCACGGCCGGCGTCACCGTCGCCGGAGAGCTCCTGCCCGCCGAACCGAAGCAGTAG